The Antarcticibacterium flavum genome contains the following window.
CAGGTCTACAACATTAAAAAGGACAATACAGAAGATCACCCAAATGAATCCTGCTATATATCCTCCTGCAATGTCTGAAGGGTAATGAACCCCCAGGTAGATCCTGCTAATACCAATAGCCAGGATGAGCAGTCCTAAAATAAGGATAGTTAGGATCTTAATCCATACATTTAATTTAAAATTATAAAACAAATAAATTAAAAAGCCATAGAAGGCCATTGCACTCATTGCGTGCCCACTTGGATAGCTTAATGTAGCAACAGATACCAGGTGTTCTGCATCTGGCCTGGCGCGGTTTATAACCTGTTTAAGAGCCACGTTTGCAAGTCCGGCAATTACCTGGACGAAGATTATTTCAAGTACAAATCGCCAGTTCCTGAACTTTAGGAAAAATATGATCGTGGTAATTATTGTAATAATAATATAGCCTTTAAAATCTCCAATCTCTGTAATAAATTGAAAAACCTTATTGAGAGGCGGCGTACGAAAGGAAATTACAAACTCTGTGACCTTACTGTCATATTTGGCCAGTACATCTGTATGAAGGGTATTGGAAAGATCTACAAATAAATTAATTCCTCCCACTATTATTATAAACGCAAGGAGGATCATGAGAAAAAATGGAAGTTTGTCATTATATTGATGAAACTTTTCTCTTAAGAGTGTCCTTAAACTTATTAGAACTTCTATAATTTGTTTTCTCATATTTTATTTTCCATCCCGCCGGCGAGACATTTTTTGTTTCAAATGTTGTAATATAAACCGAAGTTAATAACTATTTTTTTAAATTAAATTCTAATTCTATTTTAATAAGGAAGAAACAGGTTTTAACCATATTTGAGGGTATGAAAATTTTATTAGTTGAAGATGAGCCAAACGTGGCATCCCTCCTTCACCGGAATTTGCTTGAGCTTAGCCACTCTATTGGGATTGCCACGGATGGTTTAATGGGACTGGACCTTATTCTTAGTCAATCGTATGACCTGGTCCTACTTGATATTATGCTGCCCGGGATGACAGGGCTGGAGGTCCTGCAGGAATTAAAGGCAAGGAAAAATAATACCCCCGTAATATTAATCACAGCGTTGGATACTACAGACATGGTGGTGAAAGGACTTAACCTGGGAGCAGATGATTATATCGTAAAACCTTTCAAAATTGAAGAGGTGGTTGCCAGGATAGAGGCTGTTAAACGCCGTACGGGGAGACCAAGGGATGAAGAGGAGGTATATAAATTCAAAGGAATTGAGCTGGATGATCTTGCAAAAAAAGTCTATAAGGATTCCAGGGAGGTAAAACTCACAGCTACAGAGTTCAAATTACTTAAAGTCTTACTTCAAAATATAGACCGGGTACTTTCCAGGGAAAATATACTGGATATGGTTTGGGGAGTGCAATATGATTTAGGTACAAATGTAGTAGACGTTTATATTAATTATCTTCGTAAAAAACTTGATGACCATAAGCCCGATAAAATTATACACACCGTTATAGGGATGGGATACGTAATACGATAGCTTGAAAATAAAATACAAAATAGCAGCAATCTTTTCTCTTATTTGCTCTGCTA
Protein-coding sequences here:
- a CDS encoding phosphatase PAP2 family protein, producing MRKQIIEVLISLRTLLREKFHQYNDKLPFFLMILLAFIIIVGGINLFVDLSNTLHTDVLAKYDSKVTEFVISFRTPPLNKVFQFITEIGDFKGYIIITIITTIIFFLKFRNWRFVLEIIFVQVIAGLANVALKQVINRARPDAEHLVSVATLSYPSGHAMSAMAFYGFLIYLFYNFKLNVWIKILTILILGLLILAIGISRIYLGVHYPSDIAGGYIAGFIWVIFCIVLFNVVDLLRKRRKKRSSKAQ
- a CDS encoding response regulator transcription factor — its product is MKILLVEDEPNVASLLHRNLLELSHSIGIATDGLMGLDLILSQSYDLVLLDIMLPGMTGLEVLQELKARKNNTPVILITALDTTDMVVKGLNLGADDYIVKPFKIEEVVARIEAVKRRTGRPRDEEEVYKFKGIELDDLAKKVYKDSREVKLTATEFKLLKVLLQNIDRVLSRENILDMVWGVQYDLGTNVVDVYINYLRKKLDDHKPDKIIHTVIGMGYVIR